One genomic segment of Helicoverpa zea isolate HzStark_Cry1AcR chromosome 22, ilHelZeax1.1, whole genome shotgun sequence includes these proteins:
- the LOC124641361 gene encoding vesicular inhibitory amino acid transporter — protein sequence MINLGKFKLPPLRNVLDVTMQTVRQQIPEKPGAPPRPPQNVRFANLDNMGESCELSTMNETTSPSYQSTNPTNPFLSGALQAEDSFTSYQNTYPQQDGAPRTQSMQSVDFYASSEEGGGFEEGGGPPGAKINEYQAAWNVTNAIQGMFVVSLPFAVLQGGYWAIAAMIGIAHICCYTGKILVECLYEDDPVSGQRVRVRDSYVSIAKECFGRKYGARIVNLAQIIELVMTCILYVVVCGDLMIGTFPDGAIDARSWMMLTGIFLLPLAFLKSLKSVSMLSFWCTMSHLIINAIVLGYCILNIGDWGWSKVKWTLDFENFPISLGVIVFSYTSQIFLPTLEGNMEDRSKFEWMLDWSHIAAAAFKSIFGYLCFLTFQNDTQQVITNNLRSAGFKGLVNFFLVIKAVLSYPLPYYAACDLLERALFRGKPKTIFPVIYALDGELKVWGLAWRLGVIMFTILMAIFIPHFAILMGFIGSFTGTMLSFIWPAYFHLKLKGNTLESTRIAYDYFIIALGVLFGVIGMYDSGSALIKAFKIGLPF from the exons ATGATAAACCTGGGCAAGTTCAAGTTGCCTCCTTTGAGGAATGTGCTGGACGTGACGATGCAGACTGTCAGGCAACAGATCCCGGAGAAGCCGGGCGCTCCTCCACGTCCGCCACAAAACGTCAGGTTCGCGAACTTAG ACAATATGGGTGAAAGCTGCGAACTATCAACTATGAATGAAACCACATCACCTAGCTACCAGTCAACTAATCCTACGAACCCGTTCCTAAGCGGAGCCCTGCAGGCCGAAGACTCCTTCACCAGCTATCAGAACACCTATCCTCAGCAAGATGGAGCTCCCAG GACTCAGAGCATGCAAAGCGTAGATTTTTACGCTTCATCTGAAGAAGGCGGAGGCTTCGAGGAAGGTGGTGGCCCGCCTGGCGCAAAAATCAATGAATACCAAGCAGCTTGGAACGTCACTAATGCTATTCAG GGTATGTTCGTAGTGTCCCTACCGTTCGCCGTCCTACAAGGCGGTTACTGGGCCATCGCTGCGATGATCGGCATCGCACATATTTGCTGCTACACTGGTAAGATCCTTGTCGAATGCCTCTATGAAGACGATCCTGTATCGGGTCAACGTGTACGAGTTCGTGACTCCTATGTAAGCATCGCTAAAGAATGCTTCGGCAGGAAATATGGCGCAAGAATTGTCAATCTCGCTCAAATTATCGAACTGGTAATGACATGCATTCTTTACGTCGTCGTGTGTGGTGATCTAATGATTGGCACCTTTCCTGATGGCGCTATTGACGCTAGGTCTTGGATGATGCTAACAGGCATATTCCTTCTGCCTTTGGCTTTCTTGAAATCGCTTAAAAGTGTCAGTATGCTATCCTTCTGGTGTACCATGAGCCACTTGATAATAAACGCTATCGTTCTGGGTTACTGTATCCTTAACATCGGCGACTGGGGCTGGTCTAAGGTCAAATGGACTTTAGATTTTGAGAACTTTcccatcagcttgggcgtcATTGTTTTTTCATATACCTCGCAGATATTTCTGCCAACACTAGAAGGTAACATGGAAGATCGTTCCAAATTCGAATGGATGTTAGATTGGTCTCACATTGCGGCTGCAGCATTTAAATCCATTTTCGGATACTTGTGCTTTTTGACTTTCCAAAACGATACGCAACAGGTGATTACGAATAACCTGCGTTCAGCTGGATTTAAGGGTCTAGTCAACTTTTTCCTTGTCATTAAGGCAGTACTGAGCTACCCTCTGCCTTACTATGCGGCGTGTGATCTGCTGGAGCGTGCTCTGTTTAGAGGCAAACCTAAAACAATATTCCCAGTAATTTATGCACTGGATGGCGAACTGAAAGTGTGGGGACTTGCATGGAGACTGGGAGTGATAATGTTCACTATTTTGATGGCAATATTCATTCCCCACTTCGCTATTCTGATGGGTTTCATCGGCAGCTTCACGGGAACTATGTTGAGCTTCATTTGGCCAGCCTACTTCcacctcaaactgaagggcaacaCACTTGAAAGCACAAGGATTGCGTATGATTACTTCATAATAGCCCTGGGTGTTCTTTTTGGTGTCATCGGTATGTACGATTCTGGATCGGCTCTGATCAAGGCATTCAAAATAGGATTGCCGTTCTAA